In the genome of Lactuca sativa cultivar Salinas chromosome 3, Lsat_Salinas_v11, whole genome shotgun sequence, the window ATTTTAATTCTAAACTTTCATAAAATTACATGTGCCAAATGCATAGAACACATGACATATGGtaaaaatcattttcatttattaggtactagtgtgagacccatgtattacacaaATTTATTAAAAGAACCAAAAGTAACGGCGTAAGCAAAAAAAGACCATTCATGTAAGTTTTGGTAACCACAAGGACCAtgttcattaaaaaaaaataagtaacgACTGAGTTTGTAACCTTTGGTAAgctacatggaccatttatgtaatttggtcttaattaatctatactaataaattaattaatatcaaTTCACAAATGGAACGGAGTATCTACATTAATATGCatatacattaattaatatattaatataaagagGAATTCACAAATAGAAAGTTATTATGTATATTAACTAATATAtagtaataaaattaattaatgtaAGATGACATTTAATAGGTGGAAtttgaataaaaaagaaaaaagtataaaaataacAACTGggtattaaataattcaaaaaaatctagaaaatgacaaatgtcataatgaaggagaagaggacatgtagcaaaataatttttatttattaaaactagctgtgagactcatgtattacatgagttaatttaaaaaaaattaatataaatgtcaaaatcttgagaactttgaatttataagaaaataagaaaaataatgaattattataatgcaaatgcttttttatcttttaatttaaacaaataatttaaataaaaaaagaaactaataaactttaattttaggaattttgaaattaaaatgtaagtttatcaataaaattgatatccatttattattatatttattgtaattattatattaaaatattatgtggatttcaataaaatagaaaatttcataaaatgacatgtggaaaaaaaattaatttaaaataaccacaaaatgacatttgacaaattaaatgagaatgtgacaaatggtaaaaaaaattcatttgttAGAGAGGATAAAAGAAGATGATAAGATGATATATGGATGTGAATTACGTGATTATAGTTACAACTTTTGAACCTTAAAATGTTAACTTAGTTTATAAATTATGAGTTTTAATCTttaatttttgatattttttaatGTTGGAATATTAACTAAGTAGACTTgtgaatttatgaagttttatATGTATAGTTCTTGTTTGCTATTTATTAGATGATATGTTTAAGTTTATATAGCTTGTGAAAAGTAAATTAGTAGATTAATTGATATTGTGTGTATTTTGATTTTGGACATAAATATGGAAAACTACTTTGACAAGATAACATCAATTAAAAGGAAAACACCATGTCCATCTTCATCAACATCGAAGTCCAATATTGGTACTTCTGTTCCACTTCCTCAATGTACATCTAATTTTACAACGCTTATTAATGTAGTTGATTTGGATAATCTTCCTTCGGATCCCTCTAAAAGACCAAGAATCCTGAGTTATAATGTTAATCAAAGAGATGAAATACGATGTTGTTATTGGCTTAAGGGATCTTGTCAACCACGCGGCCATAAATTCCCGAAAATAGAAATTGGGAATAAGTTTAGAGGTTTTGTCCGTATATGGTTTAATCAATATGCTTCTTGGCTAGAGTATAGTATTAAGAAGAATAAAGCATTTTGTTTATGTTGTTACTTATTTAGAGACCATATATGGAAAACAAGCTGGTAATGATGCATTTGTTACTAAAGGGTTTGATGGTTGGAACAAATTGGATAGACTTTTAATGCATGTCGGTGGGGTTAATAGTTTTTATAATAGAGCcttagaaaaatgtgaagatCTAGTGAAACAAAATCAATCCATTTCGTTTGCCTTTCATAAGCAAAGTGAAAGTGCAAGGAAATAGTATCGCATCTGATTAAACgcttttgttgaggtgtgtagacATCTACTTAATAGGTCATTACCATTTCGTGAGCATGATGAGTCGGAAACGTCTTTGCATAGAGGACAATTCTTGGAAACAATTAAAGTCATTCGGAAACTTTGTGAGGATGTTCGTAAAGTTACATTAGAAAATGCCCCAAAGAATAATCAAGTGGTTTCACCAAAGATTCAAAAAGATATTGCACAATGCTTTTCACAAGAAATACTTAAAGCTATCTTCCAAGAAATTGGTGATGATGTTTTTGTATTATTAGTTGATGAGTCGAGTGATGTATCAAAGAAAGAACAAATGGCCGTGGTTTTGAGATATGTTGATAAACTTGGACTTATTAAGGAGAAATTTGTAGGTGTTATTTATGTAACAGATACAATTTCAAAATCTATTAAATATTCCATAGACTCGTTATTTAATCAACATGGATTGAGTATGGAAAAAGTAA includes:
- the LOC111919270 gene encoding uncharacterized protein LOC111919270, with protein sequence MENYFDKITSIKRKTPCPSSSTSKSNIGTSVPLPQCTSNFTTLINVVDLDNLPSDPSKRPRILSYNVNQRDEIRCCYWLKGSCQPRGHKFPKIEIGNKFRETIYGKQAGNDAFVTKGFDGWNKLDRLLMHVGGVNSFYNRALEKCEDLVKQNQSISSLPFREHDESETSLHRGQFLETIKVIRKLCEDVRKVTLENAPKNNQVVSPKIQKDIAQCFSQEILKAIFQEIGDDVFVLLVDESSDVSKKEQMAVVLRYVDKLGLIKEKFVGVIYVTDTISKSIKYSIDSLFNQHGLSMEKVRGQSYHGASNMKGEFNGLKALILKDNVSAFYVHCFAHQLQLVVVAVARNHTGVGNFFDMLSLVVNEAIGISEIETGTGLNQELSLIRAGDTRRGSHYRTMSSLVSLLPKVLKVLEYVESKELTNLLSQALQKKDQDIVEAVSLVQITKKKLQKFRDEGFENLLEEVYSFCEKYEIEKVDMSENYARNRRENTDINNQHH